The following coding sequences lie in one Mycteria americana isolate JAX WOST 10 ecotype Jacksonville Zoo and Gardens chromosome 15, USCA_MyAme_1.0, whole genome shotgun sequence genomic window:
- the OVCA2 gene encoding esterase OVCA2 translates to MSGGRPLRLLGLHGYRQSERRFRQRTGALRKALRGRAELVAVSAPHPVPGGGEDDDGDDPPRGWWFSAPGTFEAGEVAAAPAGLEESLSAVAAALAEHGPFDGLLGFSQGAALAAMVCALRARGDPRFPVAFAILVAGFASRAPAHSHFYQEPIALPTLHVVGDADTVIAAPLSRELAQHFVEPVVLTHPGGHFVPAAAPQKKAYLDFLDRFHPGQGQADPPGAGAV, encoded by the coding sequence ATGTCGGGGGGACGGCCGCtgcggctgctggggctgcacgGCTACCGGCAGAGCGAGCGCCGCTTCCGTCAGCGCACCGGCGCGCTGCGCAAGGCCCTGCGTGGCCGCGCAGAGCTGGTGGCGGTCAGCGCGCCGCACCCCGtgcccggcggcggcgaggaTGACGACGGGGACGACCCTCCCCGCGGCTGGTGGTTCTCCGCGCCCGGCACCTTTGAGGCGGGGGAGGtggcggcagcgccggcggggctgGAGGAGTCGCTGTCGGCCGTGGCAGCGGCACTGGCGGAGCACGGGCCTTTTGACGGGCTGCTGGGCTTCAGCCAGGGCGCGGCACTGGCCGCCATGGTGTGCGCCCTGCGGGCCCGCGGCGACCCCCGCTTCCCTGTGGCGTTCGCCATCCTGGTGGCCGGCTTCGCCAGCCGTGCCCCAGCCCACAGCCACTTCTACCAGGAGCCCATCGCCCTGCCCACGCTGCACGTCGTGGGCGATGCTGACACCGTCATCGCCGCCCCCCTCAGCAGAGAGCTGGCCCAGCATTTCGTGGAGCCTGTTGTCCTCACCCACCCCGGTGGGCACTTCGTCCCTGCGGCTGCGCCACAGAAGAAGGCCTACCTGGACTTCTTGGACCGCTTCCACCCCGGACAGGGACAGGCTGAtcccccgggggctggggccgtTTGA
- the DPH1 gene encoding 2-(3-amino-3-carboxypropyl)histidine synthase subunit 1 isoform X2 → MPEGLLMFACTIADIVERFTDAEAVVMGDVTYGACCVDDYTARALGADFLVHYGHSCLIPIDATQGLKMLYVFVDIKIDTSHFLETIRFNFTAGTSLALVSTIQFVSTVQAASQELRSQYKVCVPQCKPLSPGEILGCTSPRLAQDTDAIVYLGDGRFHLESIMIANPGIPAYRYDPYSKVFSQEHYSHEHMRRARQDAIHAAASARCWGLILGTLGRQGSPGILQHLESRLCALGRPFVRVLLSEIFPSKLRLFPDVDAWVQVACPRLSIDWGEAFSKPLLTPYEAAVALQDIEWQQPYPMDFYASQSLGPWTVNHAGTQPPRHGRPAQGKPPAPPTPAEGEERPSTGGPAAS, encoded by the exons GTTCACGGATGCAGAGGCAGTGGTGATGGGCGACGTGACCTACGGCGCGTGCTGCGTGGACGACTACACGGCCCGGGCCCTGGGTGCTGACTTCTTGGTGCACTATGGACACAGCTGCCTGA TTCCCATCGATGCCACGCAGGGGCTGAAGATGCTCTACGTGTTTGTGGACATAAAGATCGACACGTCCCATTTCCTCGAGACCATTCGCTTCAACTTCACAGCAGGCACCTCCCTGGCCCTCGTCAGCACCATCCAGTTCGTCTCCACAGTGCAG GCGGCATCGCAGGAGCTGCGCTCCCAGTACAAAGTGTGTGTGCCCCAGTGCAAGCCACTGTCCCCAGGGGAGATCCTGGGCTGCACATCGCCCCGGCTTGCCCAGGACACGGACGCCATCGT GTATTTGGGCGACGGGCGTTTCCACTTGGAGTCCATCATGATCGCCAACCCGGGGATACCTGCCTACAG GTACGATCCCTACAGCAAGGTCTTCTCCCAGGAGCACTACAGCCACGAGCACATGCGCCGTGCTCGGCAGGATGCCATCCacgccgccgccagcgcccgcTGCTGGGGGCTCATCTTGGGCACGTTGGGGCGGCAGGGCTCCCCCGGCATCCTGCAG CACCTGGAGTCGCGTCTCTGCGCCCTGGGCCGGCCCTTCGTGCGGGTGCTGCTGTCCGAGATCTTCCCCAGCAAGCTGCGGCTCTTCCCTGACGTGGATGC GTGGGTGCAGGTAGCCTGTCCCCGACTCTCCATCGACTGGGGAGAAGCCTTCAGCAAGCCACTGCTGACACCCTACGAG GCTGCGGTGGCTCTCCAGGACATCGAGTGGCAGCAGCCTTACCCCATGGACTTCTACGCCAGCCAGTCCCTGGGGCCGTGGACGGTGAACCACGCCGGCACGCAGCCCCCACGCCACGGCCGGCCGGCACAG gggaagccgcccgcgccccccacccCAGCGGAGGGCGAGGAGAGGCCGAGCACCGGGGGCCCAGCAGCCTCGTGA